From a single Nicotiana tomentosiformis chromosome 2, ASM39032v3, whole genome shotgun sequence genomic region:
- the LOC104114496 gene encoding protein trichome birefringence-like 19 yields MKGGGGAELPRWKYIYMLLESFRKVVLPILTLVLLVKITFSSYNTTTDSLLQNLETTLNKSVPFDQQKHEAITQLQSVGITSINHSEKVGKKQQTCNIFVGKWVSYPNGPYYTNETNCAIDDRQNCMKFGRPDRDFIHWRWKPDDCELPLFDAMQFLELVRDKTLAFVGDSLARNQMQSLVCLLASAAIPVDVSETKDARFRRWLYKDYNFAIIALWSPQLIKSYESDPNGYSYNSLMDLYLDEADHVWASQVHKADTVIISGGQWFFRPFLYYENGQLIGCHKCNEKNTTKLSHYYGYRMAFRTAFKTLLNLKRLKSRLVILRPFSPQHFENGEWNKGGNCNRTRPFTNQDIKLDGYTLQMYLTQLEEFKAAQREGNKRGVKFRLLDTSEAMLLRPDGHPNHYGHWPNEKKLADCVHWCMPGPVDTWNELLLSILKMEAE; encoded by the exons ATGAAGGGTGGTGGTGGAGCAGAGCTTCCCCGTTGGAAGTACATTTATATGCTGTTGGAAAGCTTTAGAAAAGTTGTTCTACCAATCTTAACATTAGTACTCCTAGTCAAAATCACCTTCTCCTCATATAATACTACCACTGATTCTTTGCTGCAAAATCTTGAAACAACCCTCAATAAATCAGTCCCTTTTGATCAGCAAAAACATGAGGCAATCACCCAACTGCAGTCTGTTGGAATTACTAGCATTAATCATTCAGAAAAAGTAGGGAAAAAGCAACAAACATGCAACATCTTTGTGGGAAAATGGGTATCATATCCAAATGGACCATACTATACAAATGAGACAAACTGCGCAATCGATGATCGACAAAATTGCATGAAATTTGGAAGACCGGATCGTGATTTTATACACTGGAGATGGAAGCCAGATGATTGTGAGCTGCCACTTTTTGATGCTATGCAATTCTTGGAACTTGTACGTGATAAGACTTTGGCTTTTGTTGGAGACTCACTAGCAAGAAACCAGATGCAGTCACTGGTGTGCCTGCTAGCTAGT GCGGCCATTCCTGTAGACGTATCAGAGACTAAGGACGCGAGATTCAGGCGTTGGTTGTATAAAGATTACAACTTCGCAATCATAGCCCTATGGTCTCCACAGTTGATTAAATCCTATGAATCTGATCCTAATGGCTATTCATACAACAGTCTCATGGATCTGTATCTAGACGAGGCCGATCATGTCTGGGCAAGTCAAGTTCACAAAGCTGATACTGTCATAATCTCCGGAGGACAATGGTTCTTTAGGCCATTTTTGTACTACGAAAACGGTCAGCTCATTGGATGTCACAAATGCAATGAAAAGAACACCACAAAACTAAGCCATTATTATGGATACAGAATGGCGTTTCGTACAGCTTTCAAGACACTTCTAAATCTCAAAAGATTAAAGAGTCGATTGGTAATACTAAGACCATTCTCCCCTCAACATTTTGAGAATGGGGAATGGAATAAAGGAGGGAATTGCAACAGAACAAGGCCCTTCACGAATCAAGATATTAAGTTGGATGGATATACATTACAAATGTATTTGACTCAATTGGAGGAATTTAAGGCAGCACAAAGAGAAGGCAACAAAAGGGGTGTCAAGTTTCGATTGTTAGATACAAGTGAAGCCATGTTACTGAGGCCAGATGGGCATCCAAATCATTATGGACATTGGCCAAATGAGAAGAAATTAGCTGATTGTGTGCATTGGTGTATGCCAGGTCCTGTTGATACATGGAATGAGCTTTTGCTATCCATTTTGAAGATGGAAGCAGAATGA